Proteins encoded within one genomic window of Pseudomonadales bacterium:
- a CDS encoding PaaI family thioesterase: MSFVKEWLEGAPYNRTLGVEQVSLSDDLLVLRLPFNEANTNPGGALHGGVAASLSVIGGQGVVRAALGAESGPWHTAGAQINYLAAAINEGVLAKARLLRRGKELCFVDVAIETEAGKPIAQANLAMRGRFGAAAAQLRRASGDDGLVEPGPMGSHIGAISFIGNRGIKVELMKEGRSRLVMPYREDNGDLHGVHEGAAMALFDTTGAMAAWAETGPGPYKASTPAIQMQMLAPPPKADLMAYGRVVQRDNELFWSEVEVAEQKSGLVCLRGTVFYRIVT, translated from the coding sequence ATGAGTTTTGTAAAAGAGTGGCTGGAGGGCGCGCCCTACAACAGAACACTGGGCGTCGAGCAGGTCAGCCTCAGCGACGACCTGCTGGTATTGCGCCTGCCATTCAATGAGGCCAACACCAATCCCGGCGGTGCGCTGCATGGCGGCGTGGCCGCCTCGCTGTCAGTGATCGGCGGGCAGGGGGTGGTGCGTGCGGCACTGGGGGCGGAGTCCGGGCCCTGGCACACGGCAGGTGCGCAGATCAACTATCTGGCCGCGGCCATCAACGAGGGAGTGCTGGCCAAGGCCCGGCTGCTGCGCAGGGGCAAGGAGCTCTGCTTTGTCGATGTCGCCATCGAAACCGAGGCCGGCAAGCCGATTGCTCAGGCCAATCTGGCAATGCGCGGCCGTTTTGGCGCCGCAGCTGCGCAACTGCGTCGCGCCAGCGGCGATGATGGGCTGGTGGAACCGGGTCCGATGGGCAGCCACATCGGTGCGATCTCTTTCATCGGCAACCGCGGCATCAAGGTCGAATTGATGAAAGAGGGGCGCTCGCGGCTGGTGATGCCCTACCGCGAAGACAATGGCGACCTGCATGGCGTGCACGAAGGGGCGGCGATGGCACTGTTCGACACCACCGGCGCGATGGCGGCCTGGGCCGAGACTGGTCCCGGTCCTTACAAGGCCTCCACGCCGGCGATTCAGATGCAGATGCTGGCGCCGCCACCCAAGGCCGATCTGATGGCCTATGGCCGGGTGGTACAGCGTGACAATGAGCTGTTCTGGAGCGAGGTCGAGGTGGCCGAGCAGAAGAGTGGTCTAGTCTGTCTGCGCGGTACGGTCTTCTATCGCATCGTAACCTGA
- a CDS encoding alcohol dehydrogenase catalytic domain-containing protein codes for MTLPRTSFAMVQTAARTLEGREIPIPAISDDSAILRIEACGICGSDYEQYEGALSVPMNVIPGHEPLGVIAAIGDKAAKRWGVDVGDRVAVETMLACHFCENCLAGRYHLCNSRRIYSYIPLSDAPGLWGGYSQYMYLDPCSVLHKMDKKLPPEIAVIFNPLGAGFRWAVEMPQTRIGDTVVIMGPGQRGLSSVLACRQAGAGTIIVTGLAADAKKMEVARAFGADHTIDVQNENAVERIQQITHGRGADVVVDVTSYATQPVVEALSYCKSGGTIVLAGIKGFKPIPDFISDMIVVKEITVKGAIGVTSSGYRSAIQLIESGKVPLQLMHTHDFALQDAELAIKTLARQVPGDESIHSCLIPEF; via the coding sequence ATGACCTTACCCAGAACCAGTTTCGCCATGGTGCAGACTGCGGCACGCACACTGGAAGGGCGGGAGATTCCGATTCCGGCCATCAGCGACGATTCAGCCATTCTGCGCATCGAGGCCTGCGGCATCTGCGGCAGCGACTATGAGCAGTATGAAGGTGCGCTCAGCGTGCCGATGAATGTGATTCCCGGTCACGAGCCACTCGGTGTGATTGCTGCGATTGGCGACAAGGCGGCCAAACGCTGGGGTGTCGATGTCGGCGACCGGGTCGCCGTCGAAACCATGCTGGCCTGCCATTTCTGCGAGAACTGTCTGGCCGGCCGTTACCACCTCTGCAACAGCCGTCGCATCTACTCCTACATTCCGCTCAGCGACGCACCGGGTCTGTGGGGTGGTTATTCGCAATACATGTACCTCGACCCCTGTTCGGTACTGCACAAGATGGATAAAAAATTGCCGCCGGAGATCGCGGTGATTTTCAATCCGCTCGGGGCCGGCTTTCGCTGGGCGGTGGAGATGCCGCAGACCCGCATCGGTGACACGGTGGTGATCATGGGGCCGGGGCAGCGCGGGCTTTCGAGCGTGCTGGCCTGCCGCCAGGCCGGGGCGGGCACCATCATCGTCACCGGTCTGGCAGCCGATGCGAAGAAAATGGAGGTGGCCCGCGCCTTTGGTGCCGACCACACCATCGATGTGCAGAACGAGAATGCCGTCGAACGCATCCAGCAGATCACCCATGGCCGTGGCGCCGACGTGGTGGTGGATGTCACCTCCTACGCCACCCAGCCGGTGGTGGAGGCGCTGAGTTACTGCAAGAGCGGCGGCACCATCGTGCTGGCCGGCATCAAGGGATTCAAGCCGATTCCCGACTTCATCTCCGACATGATCGTGGTCAAGGAGATCACCGTCAAAGGCGCGATCGGCGTCACCAGCAGCGGCTACCGCAGCGCCATCCAGCTGATCGAATCGGGCAAGGTACCGTTGCAACTGATGCACACCCATGACTTTGCCTTGCAGGATGCGGAACTGGCGATCAAGACTCTGGCCCGTCAGGTACCGGGCGATGAATCGATCCACTCCTGCCTCATTCCAGAATTTTGA
- a CDS encoding carboxymuconolactone decarboxylase family protein, producing MTPIPRVPMLSIEEAQKRGAEIGLSESLCPLSVFRVLLQHPTLAKNVGNLLMGLLFEGNVLDARLRELIIMRLGWVTGSNYEWTQHWRVALMFGLSEEEVLAVRDWQSATNLTAADRAVLQATDDTLQLGAISSSTWKLIETHLATPQERVELVLAIGNWRLFSQLLLSLQIPLEEGVTSWPPDGKIPAAALNPPFLK from the coding sequence CTGACCCCCATCCCCCGCGTGCCGATGCTGTCGATCGAGGAAGCACAAAAACGGGGAGCCGAAATCGGTCTCAGCGAGTCGCTGTGTCCCCTCAGCGTCTTTCGCGTGCTGCTGCAGCATCCCACGCTGGCGAAGAATGTCGGCAACCTGCTGATGGGGTTGCTGTTCGAAGGCAATGTACTCGATGCCCGCCTGCGCGAGCTGATCATCATGCGCCTCGGCTGGGTCACCGGCTCCAACTACGAGTGGACCCAGCACTGGCGGGTCGCGCTGATGTTCGGCCTGAGCGAAGAGGAGGTGCTGGCCGTGCGTGACTGGCAGTCGGCCACCAACCTGACGGCAGCCGATCGCGCCGTGCTTCAGGCGACCGACGACACCCTGCAACTGGGCGCCATCTCCAGCTCGACCTGGAAGCTGATCGAAACCCACCTGGCCACGCCACAGGAGCGGGTCGAACTGGTGCTGGCGATCGGCAACTGGCGGCTCTTCTCGCAACTGCTGCTCAGCCTGCAAATCCCGCTCGAAGAGGGGGTCACCTCCTGGCCACCCGATGGCAAAATCCCTGCCGCCGCACTGAATCCACCCTTCCTGAAGTAA